The region GCCGCGAGCTGGTCGCGCATGATGCTGGCGAATTGCACCGACGGGCCCGCCTGCGTCTGGTTCAGCGGCGGCGACGAGTAGAGCACGTGGAAGCCGCGGCCGGTGGGCGGGCCGCCGTCGCCGTGGATGCTGACGATGGCGTTGGGCTGCAGAGCGTTGGCCATAGCGGCGCGTTCGTCGACGCACGGGCCGAGCGCGGTGTCGTTGCCGCGGGACATCGCGGTGCGGACGCCGAGCGCGGTCAGTTCCTGGCGGATGCGCAGCGTGGTGTCCCAGGTGAAGGTGTGCTCGGGATAGCCGTCGTCGGTCGACGTGCCGCTCTCCTGACAGTTCTTGGTGCCGCCGCGGCCGGTCGGCACCTGCCTGCTGATGGAGGCGTCGTTGGCGCCGTTGTGGCCGGGGTCGAGGAACACGATCATC is a window of Mycobacterium sp. 3519A DNA encoding:
- a CDS encoding Rv3717 family N-acetylmuramoyl-L-alanine amidase codes for the protein MATALLVAASTLASPASAAPANIAGMIVFLDPGHNGANDASISRQVPTGRGGTKNCQESGTSTDDGYPEHTFTWDTTLRIRQELTALGVRTAMSRGNDTALGPCVDERAAMANALQPNAIVSIHGDGGPPTGRGFHVLYSSPPLNQTQAGPSVQFASIMRDQLAASGFVPSTYTGSNGLDPRSDIAGLNLAQYPSILVELGNMKNPVDSGLMKTPEGRQKYAEAVVRGIAGFLGTQPPRTS